The Anopheles merus strain MAF chromosome 2L, AmerM5.1, whole genome shotgun sequence genome has a segment encoding these proteins:
- the LOC121593423 gene encoding uncharacterized protein LOC121593423 → MKFAFAFVLIALFAVFAVSQALPQPEQAAASSNDGASAITKIVLELTPEQAAAVQKMGGRGFWPILMKSVKKVMAIGCDLIDCEKQQ, encoded by the coding sequence ATGAAGTTCGCATTCGCCTTCGTCTTGATTGCTCTGTTCGCGGTATTCGCCGTCTCCCAGGCACTGCCTCAACCTGAGCAGGCCGCCGCTTCCAGCAACGATGGAGCCAGTGCTATCACCAAGATCGTGCTAGAGCTTACCCCGGAGCAGGCCGCCGCAGTTCAGAAAATGGGAGGCCGCGGATTCTGGCCTATTTTGATGAAGAGCGTGAAGAAGGTCATGGCCATCGGTTGTGATTTGATTGATTGCGAGAAGCAACAATAA
- the LOC121593416 gene encoding NPC intracellular cholesterol transporter 2-like, translating into MACLKLFSVVGLVVLAATNAIGAGVATRACSGGRPAPTEVRVEGCTVPPCDLVRGSDAIMDMDFTAPFAAANLRTQVVATALGVTAPFELPADRAAACNWLLNAQCPVSANEDITYRLSMPVLLVYPRVSLTVEINLVDDAGQSLACFELDARVVSGRAV; encoded by the coding sequence ATGGCTTGCTTGAAGTTGTTCAGTGTGGTCGGTCTGGTAGTGCTGGCGGCCACCAACGCAATCGGTGCCGGAGTAGCAACCCGCGCCTGTTCCGGAGGGCGGCCGGCCCCAACTGAGGTACGTGTGGAGGGTTGTACGGTTCCACCATGTGACCTGGTGCGTGGATCTGATGCCATTATGGACATGGACTTTACGGCCCCGTTTGCGGCGGCCAACCTACGCACGCAAGTGGTCGCTACGGCACTGGGCGTAACGGCACCGTTCGAGCTTCCGGCGGATCGGGCTGCTGCCTGCAATTGGCTGCTGAACGCTCAGTGCCCGGTGAGCGCCAACGAGGACATTACCTATCGGTTGAGCATGCCCGTACTGCTGGTGTATCCGCGCGTCAGCCTTACGGTAGAGATCAATCTCGTGGACGATGCTGGACAGTCGTTGGCGTGCTTCGAGCTAGATGCACGTGTCGTTTCCGGTCGTGCTGTTTAA